From the Periophthalmus magnuspinnatus isolate fPerMag1 chromosome 1, fPerMag1.2.pri, whole genome shotgun sequence genome, one window contains:
- the znf330 gene encoding zinc finger protein 330 isoform X2 yields the protein MLMWLSIPAMSIWTQKNRAFCYFCSAVQKLPVCAQCGKMKCMKPSDCVIKHPGIYTTGMAMVGAVCDFCEAWVCHSRKCLSTHACACPLVDADCIECDRGVWDHGGRIFRCSFCQNFLCEDDQFEHQASCQVLQAETFKCVSCNRLGQHSCLRCKACYCDDHAKSKVFKQEKGKAPPCPKCGHETQETKDLSMSTRSLKFGRQSCVDEDNDYYSGGASGYDSYWKNLASGGGGDEEDYGDDDDDDDDYEEDEEEEDEDEEEDSQEETTTESMSTLKLATTS from the exons GACACAGAAGAACAGGGCATTCTGCTATTTCTGCTCTGCTGTTCAGAAGCTCCCAGTGTGTGCTCAGTGCG GTAAAATGAAGTGCATGAAGCCATCAGATTGTGTCATCAAACATCCAGGCATCTACACAACTGGAATGGCAATGGTG ggggcagtgtgtgaCTTCTGCGAGGCCTGGGTTTGCCACAGCCGGAAATGCCTGAGCACTCACGCCTGTGCGTGTCCTCTTGTTGATGCCGATTGTATTGAGTGTGACCGGGGCGTCTGGGATCATG GAGGGAGGATATTCCGCTGCTCCTTCTGTCAAAACTTCTTGTGTGAGGATGATCAGTTTGAGCACCAGGCTAGTTGCCAGGTTCTTCAGGCAGAAACATTCAAAT GCGTTTCATGCAACAGACTGGGCCAGCACTCATGTCTGCGCTGTAAG gcctGCTACTGCGATGACCATGCTAAGAGCAAAGTGTTTAAACAGGAGAAAGGCAAAGCACCTCCCTGCCCCAAGTGTGGTCATGAGACCCAGGAGACCAAAGATCTGAGCATGTCCA CACGCTCCCTGAAGTTTGGCCGGCAGAGTTGCGTTGATGAGGACAACGATTACTATAGTGGCGGTGCATCCGGTTATGACTCGTACTGGAAGAATCTGGCATCTGGTGGTGGAGGTGACGAGGAAGACTACGgagatgatgatgacgatgacgaTGATTAtgaggaagatgaggaagaggaagatgaggatgaggaggaagactCACAAGAAGAAACCACAACTGAGTCAATGTCGACTCTGAAACTAGCGACAACTTCTTAG